CTCTGGGCCAAAGAGTTCTTAAAGCACAACTTGGCTCGCCCTGAGATCCGTGCTGCATTGAAAGAACAAATCGTAGCCGGCCTAAAGCGAGACGAAGACCGTACCATTGCAGATATCCTGAAAGACGCAGGGTTGGACAAGATTGCACAGGAACGCGTACGTGCTCATTTTCTGCCTCAAGTTGGGCAACTCGCAAGTTCATCTGCGTTTGGGGATTGGCTCAATAACGTCCTAACACAAGCAGCCAGCAGGTGACGAAGCCTTCAGGTTACGTTGGTCGCTTTGCACCATCAACGACCGGACATGCTCACCCCGGAACCATCTTGGCGGCTCTCCTAGCTTGGCTTGACGCACGGTCGCAGAACGGAAAGTTCATTTTGCGACTGGAGGACCTTGATCCTGAGCGCGCTCAAGAAAACTACGCCGCAAGTATGCTTGAAGACCTGACCTGGTTTGGGTTGGACTGGGACGAGCTCAACATTCAAAGCGAGAATCAATCCAACCATGAACAAGCTTTAGATACTTTAGCTCAGGCAAGCCATCTTTATCCCTGCAACATGAGCCGTGCCCAAATTAAAAAGTATGGTATTGCATCACCAGATGGCGGATTCGCATACCCCAATACCAATCAAAACAAAGCACTGCCCGAGGGTGGTTGGCGAAAATCTCAAGATCCACTTCGAGCAAAACTGCCGGTCGAAATATTCACACCTCAAGAACTCTCAGAAAAAGACCTCTCGCAAAACCCGAGTCTTGCACTGGGTGATCCGGTGGTTCGACGACGTGACGGCGCCACAGCCTATAACCTTGCTGTCGTTGTAGATGATGACAGGGCCGGGGTCACTCATGTTGTGCGTGGCGAAGACATTGCGAGCAGTACCGCCACTCAGATAGCCTTGATGAGTGTGCTCAAAATCACACAACCTATTTACCGTCACCACTTCTTGTTGCTTGAACCACGCGGCGACAAGCTTGCCAAGCTCCATGGGTCCATCGGTGCCCCTCTGTTACGAGAACATTACAGCGCTGCTGAACTTTGCGGAATTCTCGCCCATATTGCCGGGCTCACCGATTCCCTAACTCCCTGTTCACCTCAAAGTCTTATTAGGCACTTTGACTGGGAGAAAATAAGAAAAGACAATATTGTCCTAGAATGGGATGAAACAAACTGCCGCTTAACCTGGGAATAAAAAACATGAAGTATATTCTCAGTGCCAGTGCCGCAGCCTTGTTACTCGCTCTCCAAGCAATCGCCACAGGCGGCTTGAACTACCTTCTCATGTGGCCAGCTCTTTCACTCATCACCGTCGCAGGGGCATACTCCGGTATCGGCGCAGGAGTATTTGGTAAGCGAGCCGACGGTACCATGCGACCCTTTAACAGACTCTTGATGTTACCTTTTTGTATTCCATACGAGCTGGCCTGGAAGCTATATCTCAGCAAACAAGAGCCCGCCTGGCATCTGATTACACCTGGCCTCTGGCTCGGCCGACGGGTAAGAGCTGAAGAACTCCCCAACGGGGTAGGTCTCGTTGTTGATGTTACGGCCGAGTTCGAAAGCTTTAAAACAGTGAGAGAGAACTACACCTACTGGACACTTCCAACCTTAGATGCCCGTACTGCCAGTACCGAGAAGTTCAAAGAACTCAGCGAGCGCATCGCGGCTTGGTCTCAAAGCGGCGTTTATATCCACTGCGCCAAAGGTAGAGGACGTTCTACGACACTCTTGGTCGCGGTTTTGCTGGAGCGAAATCACGTGCAATCCATAGACGAAGCCATGAATCTGATACGGAGCCATCGGCCTCAGGTAAGACTCCATAAACCACAAAGAAAGGTTCTGGAGTCTTTATATGAGCGAGCTAATACTTAGGAAATAATTCCACTGCCGCCGCCGAAGCCGCCTGCACCAGGCATACCCGGCATTCCACCAGGGCCCTGACCCGGAACAACAATCCGTGAGGCTTCACGTCGCTGCATTTCCTTCACTTCTTCAATCATCTTCTCAATGGCTTTGTTAGCGCACCCTGCGAACGCTTCAATAGCGTCAGCCAAAGATGCTGCCTCAATCGGGAACTCTAATGGTACAGGGCCTGACTGAGTCATAATCTGAGTTTGACCAGAATACTCTGAAGGCCGCGCAGTGTCGTCGCTGCCGTCTACTTTAACCGGAACCAACACGCGAATGGCTCCCATTTTCATGTCGGTGATTTTTTCCTCGCGGAATAGGTTTTCAGCATCAAACTTCATCTCTTCGAGACTGGTTGTTTCAGTGTCAGACATCTCTGTATCTCCATTGCGATAGACGGCCAATCAAGCCCAATCCAGGGGGATAAAGCTCTTGGTCAAACGTTCTTGCACCGCCTTGCACGAATAGTAAAGTACAATTGCGCACCTTGCTCTTAGATGAAGGGAATTCAACATGCCAAAGGGTCACCCCAGCCGACTTACTTCCATCCTCATTATGGGGCTCGCCTACGTCTTATCTGGCGTGGTTGGAACCGCTATTGTTTGGTTCTCACCTGAAATGGATCCCCTCAATCATATGATTTATGCTGATTTGGCGGCTACTTTGGTGATTTTCGCGTTCAGCGTTGCACTCAACAATTCAAGCCTCTACGACCCTTATTGGAGCATCATTCCGCCCGCAATCGTAACCTATTGGGCCCTTGGCTCTGGCTATTCATTCGGCACTGTCGCGGCCTTGAGTATGATCCTCGTTTGGCTCTGGGGCATCCGGCTCACATGGAATTTTCTACGAGGCTGGCCGGGACTTGTCCATGAGGACTGGCGCTACATCAATATTCGAAACTTCTCGAAGAAGCTGTATTGGCCGGCAAGCTTACTGGGTATTCACCTATTTCCAACAGCCATCGTTTTCGCCGGGCTTTACCCAATTTATTTAGCTATTTCCAGCCCGGCCATTGCCAGCGAGGCTCTCGTTTATGCGGGCAGCGCGCTCTGTCTGCTGGCCATCGCCATCGAGACCATTGCTGATGAGCAGCTCCGTACCTTTGTTCAATCTGGCCCCGTCAAAGGCAGCTACCTTAAAACTGGGCTTTGGAGCATCGTTCGTCACCCCAACTACCTGGGCGAAAACCTGTTTTGGTGGAGCCTCGCACTTGTAGGTTATGGCGCAACTCAAGAGTGGGCTTGCTTTATCGGCGCTGTCTCAATGACAGCTATGTTTGTGTTTGCCAGTATCCCGATGATTGATAAGCGGATGCTTGAAAGACGGCCTCATTATGCCGAGCACAAAGCCAAAACACCGGCACTTTTTCCCTGGAAAGG
Above is a window of Deltaproteobacteria bacterium DNA encoding:
- a CDS encoding DUF1295 domain-containing protein: MPKGHPSRLTSILIMGLAYVLSGVVGTAIVWFSPEMDPLNHMIYADLAATLVIFAFSVALNNSSLYDPYWSIIPPAIVTYWALGSGYSFGTVAALSMILVWLWGIRLTWNFLRGWPGLVHEDWRYINIRNFSKKLYWPASLLGIHLFPTAIVFAGLYPIYLAISSPAIASEALVYAGSALCLLAIAIETIADEQLRTFVQSGPVKGSYLKTGLWSIVRHPNYLGENLFWWSLALVGYGATQEWACFIGAVSMTAMFVFASIPMIDKRMLERRPHYAEHKAKTPALFPWKGPRPS